A window of Massilia sp. NR 4-1 genomic DNA:
TCCACTCTTACTCGATGCTCTCGGCCTGGGCAAGATTTCCGTGGGGCCGCCGTATTTCGAGACCGTCTTCGTACCCCTGATGGCGCCCATGCTGCTTTTGCTGGCGGCCGCGCCCTTCGCGCAATGGAAGCGCGCGGCGTTGCCGGACCTCTTGCACCGTCTGCGCTGGCCGGCCGCCCTGGCCGCTGGGATCGGCCTTGGCGCGGGACTGGCGATGGCGGCATCGCCGCTGGTGCTGCTTGGTCTGGCGCTGGCAGTCTGGATCATCGCGGGCAGCGGCTGGCAGGCTTGGCAACGCTTAAGCCATGCCGCGCCGGGAACATCGCTGCTGCGCCGCATCGCACGCGAACCGCGCAGCTATTGGGGCATGGTTCTGGCGCATGCGGGTATGGGCGTGTTTGTCATTGGCGTCACGCTGGTCAAGGGCTATGAGGAGACGCGCGACGTCAGTCTGGCGCCCGGCGGCTTGGTGACAGTGGGCGGCTATCAGTTCACGCTGAGCGGCGTGCGCGAGGTGGGCGGGCCAAATTATGAAGCGGTGCGCGCCAGCTTCGAGGTGCAGCGGGATGGACGGCGCGTCGCCACGCTGTATCCGGAAAGGCGCAACTATCCGGTACAGCAGACCATCATGACCGAGGCAGCCATCGAACATAGCCTGACGCGCGACCTGTATCTTTCGCTGGGCGAGGAAACGGCGGATGGGCGCTGGCTGGTGCGCATCCAGCTCAAGCCTTTCGTGCTGTGGATCTGGGGCGGCGGCGTACTGCTGGCGGCCGGCGGCCTGCTGGCGGCCAGCGACCGGCGCTACCGGCTGGCGCGCCGCAATACGGTGGCGGCGCAGTTTCCCGCTCCCACCGCCGGCCCGGCACTGATGCCTGGTGCAGCCCTGCGGCAGGACGCGCCATGAAACGCTTCCTGCTGCCACTTGCCGTGTTCTCCGTCCTGCTGCTGTTCCTGGGCGCGGGGCTAAACCTGAATCCGCGCGAGCTGCCATCGCCGCTGGTGGGCAAGCCCACGCCGCCTTTCAGCGCAGTGCGGCTGGACGACGCGGCCGGCCGGATTTCCCCATCCGATATGGCAGGCCGCGCATGGCTGCTGAACGTTTGGGCCTCGTGGTGCGCCTCCTGCCGCATCGAGCATCCGCTGCTGATGCAGTTCGCGCAGCGCCAGGGCACGCCGCTGGTCGGCCTGAATTACAAGGATGGCCAAGAGGATGCCCGCCAATGGCTGGCGCAGCATGGCAATCCCTACCAGCAATCGGCATTCGACCCTGAGGGCCGGCTGGGCATGGACTTCGGCGTGTACGGCGTACCGGAAACCTTCGTGATCGATAAGCGCGGCGTGATCCGCCTGCGCCATGCCGGGCCGCTGAGTGAGGAAGTGCTGCAGCGGAAAATCCTGCCTCTGTTGAAGGAGCTGGAAAATGGCTAGGCGTCTGCATCCGGATGCCGCGCGCGCCGGGAGGCTGCTTGCCGCCTGCGTCCTGGCTTGCCTGCTGGCCGCGCCTGCCGCTGGCGTCCCCGCGCAACCGGAGGCGCAGTTGGAAGCCAGGGTGGCAGCGCTATCCGCCGAATTGCGTTGCCTGGTCTGCCAGAACCAGACCCTGGCCGATTCGCAGGCGGAGCTGGCCGTCGACCTGCGCCGCCAGATCCGCGAGCAGATGCGCGCCGGCCGCAGCGAAACCCAGGTGGCCGATTTCATGGTGCAGCGCTACGGCGATTTCATCTTGTACCGGCCACCGTTCAAGGCGAATACATTGCTGCTATGGCTGGCGCCGGCATTGTTGCTGTCAGGCGGCGCACTGGCCTTATTCCTGCGCCTGCGCAACCAGGGACTTGGCAAACGCAACCCTGCTTTGTCGCCAGCCGAAAGGACGCGCGCCGCCAGCCTGCTGGCCGGACGCGAGGAGCTGCCATGAGCGCCTTCCTGATCGTGGCGATCCTGCTGACAGCCGCCACATTGCTGTTCGTCCTGCCGCCCTTGCTGCACCGGGGCCGCGAACGGGGGAACGGCGCTTCGCCGCAGCAGGTCAATCTCACCGTCCTGCGCAACCAGATGAAGGAATTGGAAATCGACCGGCAGAACGGCACTTTACCGCCATCCGCCCACCGCGCCGCGCTGCGCGAACTGGAACGGCGCGTGGCCGAAGAAACCCAGGCCAATCCAGCGCTCCAGTCCATGCCGCCGCAACGTTGGACCGCCTTGTTGCTGTCCCTCGCTTTGCCGCTGGGCGCTGCGGCCCTGTATTTCCAGGTCGGCCGTCCCGCCGGAGTTCTGCCGGCCGCGCCGCCACCGACCGTCGTCCAGCAAGGCCATGTGGGTGATGACGGCCCGGATATGAACGCGCTGGTGCAGGGCCTGGCCGAACGCTTGCGCCACCAACCCGAGGACGCCGATGGTTGGCAGATGCTGGCGCGCTCCTACACCGCGCTGGGGCGCTATCGCGAGGCGGCGCAGGCTTATTCGCGCCTGAACACGCTGCTGCCGAACGACGCCGACGTCCTGGCCGATTACGCCGATGCCCTGGCGTCGGCCGAAGACGGCAAGCTTACAGGCCAGCCGGAGCGACTGGTCGCACGCGCGCTGGCGATCGATCCGAAACACGTCAAGGCGCTGGCCCTGGCGGGCAGCGTGGCCTTTGCCCGCGCCGATTTCGCCGCGGCCGTACGCCAATGGCAGGCGCTCCTGCCCTTTGTACCACCCGATTCGCCTTTCGCCGAATCGACGCGTGCCGGCATCGCGGCGGCACAAGCGCGCCTGGAAAGCGGCCCGGCCAAAGGCGGCGCTGCGCGCAGGCCCGTCAGCGCGCCTGCCTTGTCCGGCACCGTGCGCCTCGCGCCCGGCATGCAGGGCGTTCGGCCGGATGATACCCTCTTTATCTACGCGCGCGCCGCCGAAGGGCCGCGCCAGCCCATCGCCATCCTGCGCCGCCAGGCCAGCGACCTGCCCTTCGATTTCACGCTGGGCGACAGCCAGGGCATGCAGGGCGGCACGCTGCTCTCGGCCCACGCCCGCGTCATCGTGACGGCGCACATATCCCGCTCCGGCAAGGCCATGCCGCAGCCTGGCGACCTGGAAGGAGACAGCGCGCCGGTGGCCTCGTCGGCCCGAGGGGTACAGCTAGAAATCGGGCGACGTTTGGCTGCTGCATCGCCACCACACAATTGAGCAGGATTGGACACTCGCAAGAAACTAGGCTAACTTTAAACGCAATTCATCGACCAAGGTGAGTATATGGAACCCAGGCAGCCAGCCGCCAGCAAGGCGGATGAGTTAAAGGTTTTTCTGTTCCTGACCGTCGTGCTGGCGCCCGTGCTGGCGGTCGCCGTGGTTGGCGGCTACGGCTTCACCATCTGGATGTACCAGCTGCTGACCGGCTCCCTGCCCACAGCCTGAAGCCATGCTGCCGCCAAGCGTAGCCAGGTCCGCGCAGGACGACACGGACATCCACATCGCCGGCCTGATCGTCCACGCCAGCCGCACCGAGCTTGCGGCGGTGCGCTCCCATATTGCCCTGCTGCCCAAGGCCATCGTGCACGCCGCCGATGCGGACGGCCGCATGGTCGTCACCCTTGAAACCGATTCCAGCCAGCGCGCCCTGGACTGCATGGATGCGCTGCGCGCCCTGCCCGGCGTATTGAACGTCGCATTGGTCTATCAACACGCGGAGCCTGCCGCTGCCATGGATGAGGAGGTCGAATGAAACAGACACGCCGGGATTTCATCACCCAGACTGCCGCTGTCACGGCGGCCGCCACCGCCGGCATTCCCCTGGCGGCTGCCGCATCCAACGTCGTCACCGACGCTGCGCGCACCCAGCTCAATTGGAACAAGGCGCCCTGCCGCTTTTGCGGCGTGGGCTGCGGCGTGAACGTGGGCGTGAAGGATGGCCGGGTGGTTGCCACCCATGGCGACATCAATGCCGAAGTCAATCGCGGGGTCAACTGCGTCAAGGGCTACTTCCTGTCCAAGATCATGTATGGGGCCGACCGCCTGACCCAGCCCCTGCTGCGCATGAGCGGCGGCAAATACGACAAAAACGGCGAGTTCACGCCGGTCTCCTGGACCACCGCCTTTGATGTCATGGCGGCGCAGTTCAAGCAGGTCTTGCGCGACAAGGGGCCAAACGCGGTCGGCATGTTCGGCTCAGGCCAATGGACGGTATGGGAAGGCTATGCCGCCGTCAAGCTGATGAAGGCCGGCTTCCGCACCAATAACCTGGACCCGAACGCGCGCCACTGCATGGCTTCGGCCGTGGCGGGCTTCATGCGCACCTTCGGCATGGACGAGCCGATGGGCTGCTACGACGATATCGAGCAGGCCGACGCCTTCGTGCTGTGGGGTTCGAATATGGCGGAAATGCACCCGATCCTGTGGACCCGCATCACCGACCGCCGCCTGTCGAATCCGAACGTGAAGGTGGCCGTGCTGTCGGTGTACGAGCACCGCAGCTTCGAGCTGGCCGACCAGCCGGTGATCTTCCGGCCGCAGACCGACCTGGCCATCCTCAACTTCATCGCCCATCACATCATCAAGACCAACCGCGTGCAGCGCGACTTCGTCAACAAGCATACCCGCTTCGTCCTGGGCAATACCAGCATCGGCTATGGCCTGCGGCCCGAGCATCCGCTGCAGCGCGCCGCCAAGAACGCGGCCGACGCCAATGGCGGCAAGCCCATGACCTTCGAGGAATACGCCAAATTCGTCAGCGCCTACGATGTGGACACGGTGGCGAAGCTGAGCGGGGTCACGCGCGACCGGCTGGAGCGCCTGGCCGAGCTGTACGCCGATCCGAAGATCAAGGTGATGTCGCTGTTTACCATGGGCTTCAACCAGCATACGCGCGGTACCTGGTGCAGCAATCTGCTGTACAACCTGCACCTGCTGACCGGGAAAATCTCCCAGCCCGGCAACAGCCCCTTCTCGCTGACCGGCCAGCCTTCGGCCTGCGGCACGGCGCGCGAAGTCGGCACCTTCTCGCACCGCCTGCCGGCCGATATGCTGGTGACGAATCCCAAGCACCGCGAAACGGCGGAAAAAATCTGGAGGCTGCCCGCCGGGACGGTGCCCGATAAGCCCGGCCTGCACGCCGTGGTGCAGAGTCGTGCCCTGAAGGACGGCAAGCTGAATGCCTACTGGGTCATGTGCAATAACAATATGCAGGCCGGCCCGAACATCATGGGCGAGATCCTGCCGGGCTTCCGCAATCCCAACGCCTTTGTGGTGGTATCCGACGTCTATCCCACGGCCAGCACCACGGCGGCCGACCTGATCCTGCCGACCGCGATGTGGGTGGAAAAGGAAGGCGCTTACGGCAATGCGGAAAGGCGTACGCAGTTCTGGCACCAGCTGGTGCAGGCTCCGGGCGAGGCGCGCTCTGACCTGTGGCAGCTGGCCGAATTCGCCAAGCGCTTCAAGGTCGAGGAAGTGTGGCCGGCGCCGCTGCTGGCGGCCATGCCCCAGTATCGCGGCAAGACCCTGTTCGATGTCCTGTTCCGCAACGGCCAGGTGGACAAGTTCCCGCTGTCGCAGATGCAGGCCGGCTATCTGAACGACGAGGCCAAGGCCTTCGGTTTCTATCTCCAGAAAGGCCTGTTCGAGGAGTATGCGCAGTTCGGGCGCGGCCACGGCCACGATCTGGCGCCCTTCGACACCTACCACCAGGTGCGCGGCCTGCGCTGGCCCGTGGTGGACGGCAAGGAGACGCGCTGGCGCTACCGCGAAGGCAGCGATCCCTATGTGAAGGCAGGGGAAGGCGTGCGCTTCTACGGCATGCCGGACGGGAAGGCGGTGATCTTCGCCTTGCCCTACGAGCCGGCGGCCGAGGAGCCGGACAAGGAATATCCATTCTGGCTGTCCACCGGCCGCGTGCTGGAGCATTGGCATACCGGCACCATGACGCGCCGCGTGCCGGAACTGTATCGTGCGGTGCCGAATGCGGTCTGCTTCATGCACCCGGACGACGCCAAGGCGCTTGGAACGCGGCGTGGCGACGTCATTGAGGTCAAGTCGCGGCGTGGCGTGATCCAGACTCGGGTGGAAACGCGGGGCCGCAACCGGCCGCCACGCGGCCTGGTCTTCATCCCCTTCTTCGACGCCAGCCAGTTGGTGAACAAGGTGACGCTGGACGCGACCGATCCGATTTCGTTCCAGACCGATTACAAGAAGTGCGCGGTGAGCATCCGCAAAGTCTAGGGAGGCAGGCCATGAAGCGATTCCTCATCCCCGTTCTGCTGGCCGCCGCGCTGGCGGCTGTGCTGCCGGTCCAGGCCCAGCGCGCGCTGGACAATATGCGCGGCCCGACGCCGCTGGCGGAAACCACCAAGCCGGCACCCATGGTCAATCCCGACAACAGCGACATCCGCCGGGTGCGCAACTACGCCATGCAGCCGCCCGTGATTCCGCACAAGATCGAAGGCTACCAGATCGACAAGAGCGCGAACCGCTGCATGATGTGCCACGCCCGCACGCGCACCCAGGAAAGCCAGGCGCCGATGATCAGCGTCACCCACTTCCAGAACCGCGACGGCAACTTCCTGGCCGAGCTGTCGCCGCGCCGCTACTTCTGCCTGCAATGCCATGTGCCGCAGGCGAATCTGACGCCGCTGGTGGAAAACCAGTTCAAGGACGTGGACACGATGCTGAATACGCCGTCTGCCCCCAATGCGCCGGCCAAGAAAAAATAAGGGGACGCCATGATCGCAAAGTTCAAGTATTACTGGCGCATCCTGTGGCAACCCAGCCTGCATCTGAGCCTGGGCTTGCTGGTGATCGGTTCCTTCGTGGCCGGCGTGGTGTTCTGGGGCGGTTTCAACACCGCCATGGAGGCGACCAATACCGAGAAATTCTGCACCGGCTGCCACGAGATGCGCGACAACGTGTATCCCGAACTGCAGCGCACCATCCACTTCACCAACCGCAGCGGGGTGCGCGCCAAGTGTTCCGACTGCCATGTGCCGCATGAATGGACCAGCAAGATCGCGCGCAAGATGCAGGCCTCCAAGGAGGTCTGGGGCAAGGTCTTCGGCACCATCGATACCCGCGAAAAATTCGAAGCCCACCGGCGGCAGCTCGCCGGCAACGAGTGGCGCCGCCTGAAGGCGAATAACTCGCTGGAGTGCCGCAACTGCCACCAGTTCGAATCGATGGACTTCACGCGCCAGAGCAAGCGCGCCGTCGATGCCCACTCGACCAAGCTGGCCAGCGGCGAAAAAACCTGCATCGATTGCCACAAGGGGATTGCCCACACGCTGCCCGACATGTCCGAAGTGAAGTAAACACGGAAAACAGGAGGTTGAAGAATGCAAGGATGGCTTGCGGCGCTTAAAGGATTTGCTTACCTGATCTTAGTCTTGCTGGCAGTAGCGATGGCCTATGGCGGATGGACGGCCCTGCGCTACTGGCCTGACATCAAGGTTTAGGAGACCATATGAATAAACGGCAGGCGCGGCTTTTCGCGATCGCATCGACCCTTCTCGCCAGCGCGGCCTTCATCGGCCTGACCCTGGACAGCCACCGTCAATTCGGCAAACTCACCAATGCCGACAAAATCAGCCCCGCCGTCACGCGCGGCAAGGACGTCTGGCATAACAATAACTGCATCAACTGCCATACCCTATTCGGCGAGGGCGCTTACTATGCCCCCGATCTGACCAAGATCACCAAGCTGCGCGGCGAGGCCTATCTGACGGCCTATATGCGCGATCCCTCCAAATTCTACGACGAGACACGCCACCGACGCCTGATGCCGAAGCAGGATCTGAGCGATGGCGATATCGCCGACCTGTATGCCTTCCTCGACTGGGTCAGCAATGTGGACAACCAGGGCTGGCCGCCGCGCCCCATCCTGGTGACGGGATCGACCTTCCCCGGCACCGACCAGTCCACCGCCACGGCGGCGGCCACGCCGCCGGCCGCGCGCCCGGTCAGCGGGACGGAAGATCCGGTGGCGCTAGGCGAGCGCCTGTTCCGCAGCGCCACGCCGGCCTGCGCCGCCTGCCATTCGATCGCGCCCGGCGTGAACATGGCCGGTCCCAGCCTGGCCGGGCTGGCCGGCCGCACCCAGGCTTTGCTGGCCAGCGGCAGCTATCGCGGCCAGGCGAAGGATCTGGCTGGCTATATCCGCGAATCGATCACGGAACCGAGCGCGCATCTGGTGCCGGGGGCCATGTTCTCGGCCAATGGCGTGTCCTTTATGCCCACCACCTACGGCCAATCGATGTCGCCGCAGGAGGTCGAGCAGCTGGCCGCCTATCTAAGCTCATTGAAATAAGGGGAGCCGCCAGATGAGATATAAATCGCAATCCGTCGCCTATTGGTATTTCGCCGTCGCCGTCGCCCTGTTTGGCCTGCAGTTGGTGTTTGGCCTGCTGTCGGCGGCCAAATATCTTGGCCCGGACCCCTTGCTGCATATACTGCCCTTCGACGTCACCAAGGTAATCCACACCAATCTGCTGATCGTGTGGGTGCTTACCGGTTTCATGGGGGCGACGTACTGGATGGTGCCGGACGAATCGCGCACCGAATTGCATAGCGTGCGCCTGGCCATCGTCCAGCTGGTGCTGTGGGTGGTGATGGGCGTGACCGCCATCATCGGCTACCTGTTCCGCTGGGGGACAGGCAACAAGCTGCTGGAACAGCCGCTGCCGCACAAGATCGTGATTGTGATCGTGATGCTGATCTTCCTGTACAACGTCGGCATGACGATCCGCAAATCCGGGCGCTTCACCACCACGGAAGGCGTGCTGATTGGCGGCCTGGGACTGGCCGCCGTGCTGTATCTTCCGGCGCTGCTCCACTACGAAAACTACACGGTATCGATCTTCTACCGCTGGTGGACGATCCACCTGTGGGTGGAGGGCGTATGGGAGATGATACAGGGCGGCTTCCTGGCCTATCTGCTGATCCGCCTCTCCGGCGCCGACCGCGAGGTGATGGAGAAGTGGCTGTACGTGATCGTCGGCCTGGTCTTCATCGCGGGCATTCTCGGTACCGCGCACCACTACTACTGGGTGGGCGTGCCGTCCTACTGGCTGCCCATCGGCGGCATCTTCAGCGCGCTGGAGCCGGTGGCACTGGTGGGCATGGCGGTGTATGCCTACTCCAGCATCCGCCGCAGCGGCATGGCCCATCCCAACAAGCTTGCCTTGCACTGGACCGTGGGCAGCGCCGTGTTCACCCTGTTTGGCGCTGGTCTGCTCGGCCTTGCCCACACCTTCCCGCAAGTGAACAAGTGGACGCACGGTACACTGATCACCGCCATGCACGGCCACGCGGCCTTCTACGGCGCCTATGCCATGATCGTCATGGCGATGGTCAGCTTCGCCCTGCCCTCGCTGACCAAGCGCCCCGACGAGGGAACGCCGCTCGGCTACTGGGCCTTCTGGATGCA
This region includes:
- a CDS encoding DsbE family thiol:disulfide interchange protein; translated protein: MKRFLLPLAVFSVLLLFLGAGLNLNPRELPSPLVGKPTPPFSAVRLDDAAGRISPSDMAGRAWLLNVWASWCASCRIEHPLLMQFAQRQGTPLVGLNYKDGQEDARQWLAQHGNPYQQSAFDPEGRLGMDFGVYGVPETFVIDKRGVIRLRHAGPLSEEVLQRKILPLLKELENG
- a CDS encoding cytochrome c-type biogenesis protein; translation: MARRLHPDAARAGRLLAACVLACLLAAPAAGVPAQPEAQLEARVAALSAELRCLVCQNQTLADSQAELAVDLRRQIREQMRAGRSETQVADFMVQRYGDFILYRPPFKANTLLLWLAPALLLSGGALALFLRLRNQGLGKRNPALSPAERTRAASLLAGREELP
- the ccmI gene encoding c-type cytochrome biogenesis protein CcmI, translating into MSAFLIVAILLTAATLLFVLPPLLHRGRERGNGASPQQVNLTVLRNQMKELEIDRQNGTLPPSAHRAALRELERRVAEETQANPALQSMPPQRWTALLLSLALPLGAAALYFQVGRPAGVLPAAPPPTVVQQGHVGDDGPDMNALVQGLAERLRHQPEDADGWQMLARSYTALGRYREAAQAYSRLNTLLPNDADVLADYADALASAEDGKLTGQPERLVARALAIDPKHVKALALAGSVAFARADFAAAVRQWQALLPFVPPDSPFAESTRAGIAAAQARLESGPAKGGAARRPVSAPALSGTVRLAPGMQGVRPDDTLFIYARAAEGPRQPIAILRRQASDLPFDFTLGDSQGMQGGTLLSAHARVIVTAHISRSGKAMPQPGDLEGDSAPVASSARGVQLEIGRRLAAASPPHN
- the napE gene encoding periplasmic nitrate reductase, NapE protein, encoding MEPRQPAASKADELKVFLFLTVVLAPVLAVAVVGGYGFTIWMYQLLTGSLPTA
- a CDS encoding chaperone NapD, coding for MLPPSVARSAQDDTDIHIAGLIVHASRTELAAVRSHIALLPKAIVHAADADGRMVVTLETDSSQRALDCMDALRALPGVLNVALVYQHAEPAAAMDEEVE
- the napA gene encoding periplasmic nitrate reductase subunit alpha translates to MKQTRRDFITQTAAVTAAATAGIPLAAAASNVVTDAARTQLNWNKAPCRFCGVGCGVNVGVKDGRVVATHGDINAEVNRGVNCVKGYFLSKIMYGADRLTQPLLRMSGGKYDKNGEFTPVSWTTAFDVMAAQFKQVLRDKGPNAVGMFGSGQWTVWEGYAAVKLMKAGFRTNNLDPNARHCMASAVAGFMRTFGMDEPMGCYDDIEQADAFVLWGSNMAEMHPILWTRITDRRLSNPNVKVAVLSVYEHRSFELADQPVIFRPQTDLAILNFIAHHIIKTNRVQRDFVNKHTRFVLGNTSIGYGLRPEHPLQRAAKNAADANGGKPMTFEEYAKFVSAYDVDTVAKLSGVTRDRLERLAELYADPKIKVMSLFTMGFNQHTRGTWCSNLLYNLHLLTGKISQPGNSPFSLTGQPSACGTAREVGTFSHRLPADMLVTNPKHRETAEKIWRLPAGTVPDKPGLHAVVQSRALKDGKLNAYWVMCNNNMQAGPNIMGEILPGFRNPNAFVVVSDVYPTASTTAADLILPTAMWVEKEGAYGNAERRTQFWHQLVQAPGEARSDLWQLAEFAKRFKVEEVWPAPLLAAMPQYRGKTLFDVLFRNGQVDKFPLSQMQAGYLNDEAKAFGFYLQKGLFEEYAQFGRGHGHDLAPFDTYHQVRGLRWPVVDGKETRWRYREGSDPYVKAGEGVRFYGMPDGKAVIFALPYEPAAEEPDKEYPFWLSTGRVLEHWHTGTMTRRVPELYRAVPNAVCFMHPDDAKALGTRRGDVIEVKSRRGVIQTRVETRGRNRPPRGLVFIPFFDASQLVNKVTLDATDPISFQTDYKKCAVSIRKV
- a CDS encoding nitrate reductase cytochrome c-type subunit, which gives rise to MKRFLIPVLLAAALAAVLPVQAQRALDNMRGPTPLAETTKPAPMVNPDNSDIRRVRNYAMQPPVIPHKIEGYQIDKSANRCMMCHARTRTQESQAPMISVTHFQNRDGNFLAELSPRRYFCLQCHVPQANLTPLVENQFKDVDTMLNTPSAPNAPAKKK
- a CDS encoding NapC/NirT family cytochrome c, which translates into the protein MIAKFKYYWRILWQPSLHLSLGLLVIGSFVAGVVFWGGFNTAMEATNTEKFCTGCHEMRDNVYPELQRTIHFTNRSGVRAKCSDCHVPHEWTSKIARKMQASKEVWGKVFGTIDTREKFEAHRRQLAGNEWRRLKANNSLECRNCHQFESMDFTRQSKRAVDAHSTKLASGEKTCIDCHKGIAHTLPDMSEVK
- a CDS encoding c-type cytochrome produces the protein MNKRQARLFAIASTLLASAAFIGLTLDSHRQFGKLTNADKISPAVTRGKDVWHNNNCINCHTLFGEGAYYAPDLTKITKLRGEAYLTAYMRDPSKFYDETRHRRLMPKQDLSDGDIADLYAFLDWVSNVDNQGWPPRPILVTGSTFPGTDQSTATAAATPPAARPVSGTEDPVALGERLFRSATPACAACHSIAPGVNMAGPSLAGLAGRTQALLASGSYRGQAKDLAGYIRESITEPSAHLVPGAMFSANGVSFMPTTYGQSMSPQEVEQLAAYLSSLK
- a CDS encoding cbb3-type cytochrome c oxidase subunit I → MRYKSQSVAYWYFAVAVALFGLQLVFGLLSAAKYLGPDPLLHILPFDVTKVIHTNLLIVWVLTGFMGATYWMVPDESRTELHSVRLAIVQLVLWVVMGVTAIIGYLFRWGTGNKLLEQPLPHKIVIVIVMLIFLYNVGMTIRKSGRFTTTEGVLIGGLGLAAVLYLPALLHYENYTVSIFYRWWTIHLWVEGVWEMIQGGFLAYLLIRLSGADREVMEKWLYVIVGLVFIAGILGTAHHYYWVGVPSYWLPIGGIFSALEPVALVGMAVYAYSSIRRSGMAHPNKLALHWTVGSAVFTLFGAGLLGLAHTFPQVNKWTHGTLITAMHGHAAFYGAYAMIVMAMVSFALPSLTKRPDEGTPLGYWAFWMQIAGMFGMTLSFATAGIGQVYLERIMGLGFLDAQLKIQVHFLMLLATASLFACGVALFIIDFFRHAPRFEIELETAAAAAQPRGA